One Ahaetulla prasina isolate Xishuangbanna chromosome 1, ASM2864084v1, whole genome shotgun sequence DNA window includes the following coding sequences:
- the PROKR1 gene encoding prokineticin receptor 1: MKQEAHHPNSTYPHTSFAAIYGNRIGDFPAYQNFTFPFNFSYSDYDLLLDDDDDVTKTRTFFAAKIVIGVALAGIMLVCGIGNFIFIAALIRYKKLRNLTNLLIANLAISDFIVAIVCCPFEMDYYVVRQLSWEHGHILCASINYLRTVSLYVSTNALLAIAMDRYLAIVHPLKPRMNYQTATCLIALVWIVSLVIAIPSAYFATETELFMIKNQKKFFCGQIWPVDQQMYYKSYFLFIFGVEFVGPVFTMTLCYARISQELWFKTVPGFQTDQIRKRLRCRRKTVLVLMCILTAYVLCWSPFYGFTIVRDFFPIVFVKEKHYLTAFYIVECIAMSNSMINTMCFVTVKNNTMKYFKKIMLLRWRSTYYGSKASVDMDLRTSAMPITEEVDCIRLK, from the exons ATGAAGCAGGAAGCACATCATCCCAATAGCACATACCCACATACCAGTTTTGCTGCTATCTATGGCAACCGTATCGGAGACTTCCCTGCTTATCAAAACTTCACTTTCCCTTTCAACTTCAGCTACAGTGACTATGATCTGCtcttggatgatgatgatgatgtgaccAAGACTCGCACTTTCTTTGCTGCTAAAATTGTCATTGGTGTGGCACTGGCTGGCATCATGTTGGTCTGCGGTATTGGCAACTTCATTTTCATTGCTGCTCTCATCCGTTATAAGAAGCTGCGGAATCTCACCAATCTTCTCATTGCAAACCTGGCTATTTCAGACTTCATTGTGGCCATTGtttgctgtccatttgagatggaCTATTATGTGGTGCGCCAACTATCCTGGGAGCATGGCCACATCCTCTGTGCATCCATCAATTATTTGCGCACCGTTTCCCTCTATGTTTCAACTAATGCACTCTTAGCTATTGCTATGGACAG GTACCTTGCCATTGTTCATCCATTGAAACCTCGGATGAATTACCAAACAGCAACCTGTCTCATTGCTTTGGTGTGGATCGTCTCCTTGGTCATTGCAATACCATCCGCCTATTTTGCAACCGAGACTGAACTGTTCATGATAAAAAACCAAAAGAAGTTTTTCTGTGGACAGATTTGGCCAGTTGACCAGCAGATGTATTACAAATCCTACTTCCTTTTCATCTTTGGTGTCGAATTTGTTGGACCGGTCTTCACCATGACCCTCTGCTATGCCAGGATTTCACAGGAGCTTTGGTTTAAAACTGTGCCGGGCTTCCAGACAGATCAGATCAGAAAAAGGCTTCGTTGCAGAAGGAAAACTGTCCTGGTGCTCATGTGCATCCTAACTGCCTATGTTCTCTGCTGGTCACCCTTCTATGGCTTCACAATCGTCCGTGActtcttccccattgtctttgtgaAGGAAAAGCATTACTTGACCGCTTTCTACATAGTGGAATGCATCGCCATGAGCAATAGCATGATAAATACCATGTGCTTCGTGACAGTCAAGAACAACACCATGAAATACTTCAAGAAGATTATGCTGCTTAGGTGGAGGTCCACCTACTATGGATCCAAGGCTAGTGTAGATATGGACCTCAGAACCAGCGCAATGCCCATCACTGAGGAGGTGGACTGCATTAGACTAAAATGA